In the Alphaproteobacteria bacterium genome, CGGCGGCGCGACCTCCTCGGGCCATGAAACCGCCGCCGGCCCCATCACCATGTCGACATCGGCCTGATCGAGGCCCTGCCCCGGCCTTGCGGGCCCGTTGAGCAGCGCCTTGCCGGTCTTGGCCGCGCGCGACTCTGCGGCCTCCGCCGCAAGAGTGCCATCGAGACCCCAGATCGCGATCATCGCGTTGATGCGGCCCTCGAGATAGCGCAGCACGCCGATCACCTTGCGGGTGCGCTGGCCGGTCAAATCCTGAAACGAGCAGGCGGTATAGACCTCGGTCGCCTTGGCATCGAGCAGCTCGCAGACCTCCTCGTCCACCCCCTGTTCGCGCAAGGTCCAGGCCATCTCCTGGATGCGTTCCGCGCAGGCGAGAATGTCCGAGGTCGCGGCCTCCGTCGCCTGCACCACCGAGTCGAGCTCCTCGCTCGCCTCGCCGAACTTGCCGGCGCTCTCGGCGTCCGGCTTCATCGCGGCGATCTCGGCCTTGGTACGCGCGATCGCCTTCGACATCTCCACGAGGTCGAAGCGGATGCGGTCTACCGGACCGACCGATTGCTCGCCCCGCACCACAGCCTCGATGCGCTCGAGCGCCTTGAGCAGCATCGTGGTGTCGGCATGGCGGTTGCGCCGCGCGTATTCGGCGAGGAACCAGCGTCCCCGCGCCGTCTCCATGACGGCCGCTTCGATCGCCTCGTAGTCGGCCTCGCTGATCGGGGCGGGTACGGGAAGATTGGCCATTGTCCGCCGGGTTGTGGGAAAACCGATCCGACAAATACCGCACGAATCGTCACGGTCAGTTTAATGGCCCAAGGCAATCCCACAATCGTTAACGACTCGTTCGCGTGGCGGCTCTCGCTCGTCTACGCGGCGTTTTTCCTGATCGTGGGCTGGCACCTGCCGCTGTTCCCGGTGTGGCTGACGGCGCGCGGGCTCGACCCGGCGGCTATCGGCTTCGTGCTCGCCGCCATGCAGGCGATCCGGGTCGCCGGAACTCCATTGGGAACCCGCATCGCCGACCGGCATGGTTCGTTGCGCGGCGCAATCGTGGTCACGACGCTCGCGAGTTTGGTCGCGATCGCAGTGCTCGGGTTGGCGAACGGCTTCGCCTTCGTCCTTCTCGCGGCGGTGACGCTCGCGTTCGTGTCCGCCCCGGTGCTGCCGCTCACCGATGCCTATGGGCTGAAAGGGCTGGCGGTGCGGGGCAGAAGCTATGGGCCGGTGCGCTTGTGGGGGTCGGTCGCTTTCATCGCGGCGAACCTGACCGGCGGCGTGCTCTTGAACGTGCTCGCACCCGGAAACCTGATCTGGGTGATCTGCGTCGGCAACGGTGCGCTCGCGCTCGCCGCGATGCTGCTGCTGGGGGTGCCGCGCGACGCCGCGCCGCGCGCGAGCAGCTCGCACAGCCATCTGCGCCAGCCGGCGTTCCTCGCGATTGCTGCTGCCGCAAGCCTCATCCAGGCGAGCCATGCGGTCTACTACGGTTTCTCGACACTCGACTGGACCGCGAAGGGCTTCGACGGCCTAACGATTGGCGTTCTGTGGGCGCTCGGCGTCGTGGCCGAAATCATCCTGTTTGCGTGTGCGGCACGACTGCCGCGCAGCATCGGGCCCGTGACCCTGATCCTGATCGGTGCCGCCGGCGGCATCGTGCGCTGGAGCGCGATGAGCTTCGATCCGCCGGCGCTGCTGCTGTTTCCGCTGCAACTGCTGCACGCCCTTTCATTCGGCACGACGCACCTCGGCACCATGATGTTTCTCTCCCGGAACGCGCCGCAGGGAAGCCGCGCCGCCGCGCAAGGCGATGTTGCGACCGCGAGCAGCCTCGCGATGGCGGCCGCCTCGGCACTCGCCGGCGTGCTGTACGGTGCGGGCGGGGCGGCCGCCTATGCGGCGATGGCGGCGCTGGCCGCAGCAGGCGGAGGATTTGCGGTTCTTGCTGCGCGCTTCATGCGCCGCCTACCCCCATAGGGCCGGCGTCGCCGGATAGACCAGGCTGCCCTCATAGCGCAGCCCGTGCTCGCGGTCGCGCGCGAGCAACAGCGGTCCATCGAGATCGACGACGCGCGCGCGCTGCGCAAGCAGCATCGCGGGCGCCATCGAGAGCGAGGTCGCAACCATGCAGCCGACCATGACGGCGAACCCGAGCCGTTCCGCCTCGGCCGCCATCGCCAGCGCCTCGGTGAGTCCGCCGGTCTTGTCGAGCTTGATGTTCACGGCGTCGTACTTACCGACGAGCGCGCCAAGCGACGCGCGATCGTGCACGCTCTCGTCCGCGCACACCGGGATCGGCCGCGTGATCCGCGCAAGCGCCGCATCGTCTTCTGCCGGCAGCGGCTGCTCGACCATAGTCACGCCGCCCTCGGCGCAGGCCGCAAGATTCCGGGCGAGGTTGTCCGCGCTCCACGCTTCGTTCGCATCCACGATCAACTCGGCGCCCGGTGCTGCCGCGCGCACGGCGCGTATGCGGTCTCTATCGTCCTCCCCGCCAAGCTTCACCTTGAGGAGCTTGCGGTTTGTTGCCTTGTGCGCGGCTTCGCCCATCGTCTCGGGGGTGCCCAGCGAGATCGTGTAGGCGGTTACGCATGCGCGCGGCTCCGGCATGCCGGCAAGGAGATGCGCTGGCCTCCCGCTCGTCTTCGCCTCGAAATCCCACAAGGCGCAGTCGAGTGCGTTGCGCGCGGCGCCAGCGGGCATCGCGTCCTGGAGTGTCCCGCGGGTCAAACCGTCCGCCAGGGGCGCGCGCATCGCCTCGAGCGCCGCGCTCACGCCCGCAACCGTCTCGCGATAGCGCGCGTAGGGAACGCACTCGCCGCGCCCGGCATGGGTGCCGTCGCTCACGGTGGCGACCACGACTTCGGCCTCCGTCTTCGCGCCGCGCGAGATCGTGAAGCTGCCGGCGATCGGCCAGCGCTCGGTACGAACGGTGAGGGAAAGACCCATCGCGCCGCGATGCCTTATTCGCGCGCAAAAGAAAAGGGCAGCGCATGATCCGGCGAAGTGGGAACCGGTTCGCCGACAAGATCATGCGCCATTCAAATTAGCGCGCGATCGAACGCAAAACCGGAATCCACTTTTGCTGATCGCGCGCCCCGCGCCGTTCTCAGCTTGTTCGTCTGAGCGGCTTACTCGAACCGCCCGGCGGCGTGCGCCAGCATGGTGTAGACCTTGCCGGTATCCGAGGTGAGATAATTGCGCGCGGTCGCCTGGCCGCGCTCGTCCTCCGAGACCTCGTTCAACAGCCGCTCGAACTCCACGATGTAGCGGTCGACCGTCGACTTGAACTCGCGGTCGCCACGATAGCGGCTGCGGATCTCGTCGAATGTCTTCTGGCCTTGCATCGTATAAAGCCGGCGCGTGAACACGTTGCGCTCGCCGCGCTTGTAGCGCTCCCACAGCTCGGCGGCGGCATCGTGATCGATCATGCGTGCGATATCGACCGAGAGCGAGTCGAGCGACTCGATCGCGCGGCGCGCCTGACGGCTGTCGGGCGCAGGCTCGCCCTCCTCGCGCGAGGCCCGCCCGAGCAGGTCGGTGAGCCACCCGCCCCGGCCATCCGGCTGCGGCTGGGCTTGCGGCGGAGCCTGCGGCGGCTCCCCGCGGCGCGGCGGCGGGCTCGAGCGGCCACCGCCGAACGACTCGCGCTCGCGGCCTCCAGGCGGTTCAAGCCGTGTCCGCGTCTCGCCGCGCGCACTTGCCGCCACTGGCTCGGCGCGCCGGGCCGGCTGCTGCTCGACCGCCGTGCCGCCGTGCCGCGCCACGATACGGTTGAGCTCGGCCAGCGCATCGATCTGCTCGACGATCACGCGGCGCATCTGCGCCGCGCTGTCGGCGGTCTCCTGCGGCAGCTCCAGGATGCCCTTGCGCAGTTCGCCACGCGTCTGCTCCATCTCGCGCTGCATGGCGGCGCTCATCTCGCGCATCTGCCGCACGACTTCGATGAAGCGCTCGCTGGTCTGGCGGAACAGCGCGGAGGTTTCGCCGGTCGCCTGCTCGTAGATCGCGTGCAGCGCTTCGGTGGTGCGCTTGCGCTCTTCGTCGCTGGTGACGCGCACCAGTTCGTACTGGTTCGCGATCGCCTTGGTGCCCTCGGTGGAAGATTCCGCGAGCACGCGCGCGATGTCGCGCGCCCGGCCCTCCGCCGCCTCGAAGGTCTCGGCCAGAAGCCCGGAGAAGCGCTTGAGCCGCTGGTCGAGGTCGCTGACCTTGCTGTCGACCTGGTTGACGACGGAGTCGAGCGCTTCGCGGCGCTCGCCCAGCACCTCTTCGGTGTGGCGGTTGCTGGACTCGATCTGTGCGGCCGCGGCGGCGAGCGCCTTGCCCTGCGTATCGAACTTCTCCGCCGCCGAGGCGATGTCGCGCAGGATCGTCCCGGTTCCGGTCTGGAACGCCTTCATCTGCTCTTCGAAGCGCGAATTCACGGCGCCTGAGCGCTCGCCGATATCGTTCATCGTGGTGACGAATTCGGCGACGCGGCCCGACAGCGCCGTTTCGATGGTGCTGAGATTCTGCGTGGCACCGCCGAGGACCTCCTGCAGCAGCACGTTCGCCTCGCGCAGCCGTTCGAACAGCGCGGAGGTGTCGTTGCGCAGCATGCCGTGCGTTTCCATCATTTCGGTCACGGCAGCCGAGGCGGCCTTCTGCGAGCGCTCGATCGCGCCGCGCGCGGTGGAGTCGAGCTCCGCGACGGTCCGGCCGATCTGCTGGCTCGCCTTCGCGCTCGCATCGTTGATCTGCGAGGTGATGCCCTCGCTGGTCTGCACCAGCGACTTGCTGAAAGTGACGCCCTTCTGGTCGATCGATTGCACCGCCTGATGGGTGATCCGCTCGAGCTCGGTCGAGAACTTCTGGCCCTGCGCGCCGAAGGTCGACAGGAACACGCCGGTCTTCTCGTCGAGCACGCGGCGCAGGTCGGTTCCGCGCTGATTGATATTCGCGGTCAGCTCCTCGGCCTTCGCGGTCATGCCGCGCGCGACCTCGGCGGAGACGCCCATCAGCGTACGCTCGACCTCGCCGGCGTTCTGCTTGAGCGCCGCGGTCACTCCGGTCGCGACCGTGGTCAGCGCGCGCTCAGCCTCGCCGGTGCCGCGCTTGATCGCGCCAGTCACCTCGCCGGAGACGGCCGTGATCTTTTGGGTCGCCTCGTCCGCGCTGGTGCGCAGCGCCTGCGCAGTCATTGTGGCAAGCTGGGTCAGCGAGCGCTCCAGCTCGCCGGCGTTCTGCTTCATCGCGGCGGTGACGCCGGAGGAGGCGCCGTTGAGCGACCGTTCGGCATCGAGCGCGCTGGTGCGGACCGCCTCGATTGCCGCGGAGGAGAGATTGCCGATCGAATGTTCGGCATCCTGCGAGGTCGAGCGCAGCCCTTCCGTTGTCGACGTGAGCAGTTGAGTGAGCGACTGCTCGATACCCTGGGAGGTGTCGCGGATCGTCTCCGCAACGGTCGACGCCAGGCCGGTCAGCGCGGTCTGAACCTCGGAGGAGTCCTGCCGCAGTTGCGCGCTGGCATTGTGGGAAGCGGCTGCCAACGTCCGCTCCACGTCCGCCGCATCCTGCTTGATCGACGAGATCGCCGTCGCGGATGCCTGGGTCAGCGTCTGTTCGACATGGCTCGCGTTTTCCCGCAACGTCGTGCTGATCGCGCCCGACACCCGGTTCAGGAGCTGTTCGGTTTCGCTCGCATCATGCCGCAGCGCCGTGCTGACCGCGCCGGAGACCCGGTGCAGGAGCTGCTCGGTTTCGCTCGCGTCATTGCGCAGTGTCGAGCCGACCGTCCCTGACACACGCGTCAGGGTCTGCTCGACGTCGCCCGCTTCCTGCTTCAGCGTAGCGCCAAGCGTGGACGATACGCGCGTCAATGTCTGCTCGACATCCGCAGCATCTTGCTTGAGTGCAGTCCCGATGCTCGACGAGACATGCGTCAGCGTCTGCTCGACATCGCCGGCATCGCGCTTCAGGCCGCTGCTGAGGGTTCCGGACACGGTGGTCAGGACATGCTCGACGTCCGTCGCGTCCTTGCGCAGGCCCGCGCTGACGTTGCCCGAGAGGGTCGTCAGCTGACGCTCGACCTCGATCGCGTCCTGGCGCAGCCCAGTGCTGATATTGGAGGACAGGGCAGCGACGGCGCGCTGCAGGTCTTCGGTATCGTTGCGGAGCGTCGTGCTGACATTGGACGAAGCCGCCGCCATGGTGCGCTCGGCCTCGCCGGCGCTTCCCTTGAGCGAGTTGCTCACGATCTCCGAGACGCTGGTCAAGGCACGCTCGACATCGCTCGCGTCCTGCTTCAGCGAACCGCCGATCGTCGCCGAGACTGCGCTCAGCGCACGCTCAACGTCGGTCGTATCCTGCCTCAGCGTGTTGCTGACGCGCCCCGAGGTGGCGATCAGCGTCCGCTCGGCGTCCTCGGCCTCCTGCTTCAACGTCCCGGTGATCTTGGCCGACGCACCGACCAGCATGCGCTCGGCCTCGTCCGCGCTCTGCTTCAGCCCGGCGCTGATGCCGAGCGAGACCGCGCTCAGCTGCTGCTCGACGCCGCCGGCGTCCTGGCGCAGCGCGGAGGAGACGCGCGACGAAACCGACGTCAAGGTGCGCTCGATATCCTCGGAGTCCTGCCGCAGCGTGCTGCTCGCCGCAGCGGACGCCGTGGACAACAGGCGTTCGATCTCCGTTGCATCCTGCTTCATTGCGCCGGACACGCCGGCCGAAGTCGCCGTGATGGTGCGCTCGGCTTCGTGCGCACTGTTGCGGATCGCCTCGACGGTGGTCGTGGCAAGCTGCCCGAGCGACCGCTCGGCCTCACCCGCATTGGTGCGGATCGACTGGCTGAGCTGCTCCATGCGCGACACGATGGCGTTGCCCACCGACTGGCCGCGCACCTCGATCTGCGAGGCGACCGTCTCGACCCGGCCGACCAGGAGCTCCTGGAAGCGGGTGATGCGGGCATCGAGCGTCGTGGCGATCTCGAGCGCCCGCGCGCCGAGGCTCTTGTCGATCTCGTCCGCCCTGGCGTGCAGCGTATCCGCAAGCGCCGTGCCGCGCGTGTCGATCGCGCCACTCGCCTCGTCGATGCGCTTTTCCAGCGCACCGACCACCTCTTTGCCGCCGTCGGCGAGCGAGCGCGCAATCTCCATCACGCGCGCCCCGAGCACCTCATTGAGCGAGTGGATGCGGCCGTCGAGCGCATCGCCGAGCCGGTTGATGCGCTGGTCCATGCTGGTCGCGGCTTCGGTGGTGCGTGCGGTCACCCGGGTGTCGAAGCTGTCGACATGCGTGCGCATCGCCTCGGTGACTTCCTCGGTGCGTTTGCTCAACCGCTCGACCAGTTCGCCGCCGTAAACCTTCACGGTGCGGTCGAATTCGCCGAGGTGCTGCGTGATCAGGCTGCCGAGCGACTGGGAGTCGCGCGTGATCTTGTCGGCAAGCTCGGTGCCGCCGTGGGTGAACATGTCCTCGAACGATTGCAGCCGCGCGCCCAGCATTTCGCGGACGCTGTCGCCCTTGGAGTTGATCGTGGCCTCGAGCTGTTCGGCCGCTTCGCGGAAGGTGTCCGTGACCTTGCCGCCGCGCGTGACGATCGTCTCGGTGATGCGCGCACCGGTCTCCTCGAGCTTGCCGACCACGTCGCCGCCGCGCAGCGTCAGGTCGAGCACCAGCGACTCGCCGGTCGCCTTGAGCGTGTTGTTCACGTCGTCGGCCCGTGTCGCGATGGTCTCGGCGAGCCGGTTGCCGGTATCGACCATCGTTTCGGTCATCTCCCGCTGGTGCACCGTCATCTTGTCGGTGAGGTGCTCGGTGGTGCGGGTCAGGTTCGTGGAAATCTCGTCGGTGCGCCGCATCAGCGTTTCGGCGATCGCGAGCGTCTTCTGCGACACGTTCTCGGTGACGTGATCGAGCCGCGACGAGAGCATCTGCGCGAGCTTGACCGTCAGGTCGGCGATCTGCGCGCTCAGGTGATCGGACTTGAGATCGATGCTCGAGGTCATCTTGTCGCTGGCGGTCTCGAGCGTGCGCGACACATCCTCGCTGGTGCGCGTCATCTGCTCGAGCAGATCGCCGCCGCGCTCGCCGAGCGCATCGATCATGTTGTCGCCGGCGCGTCCGAGCGCGAGCGTGATGTGCTCGCCCTTCTCGGCGAGCGTGCGGGTCACGCGCTGCGCAGCATCGTTGACGCTCGCCGCGACCATCTCGCTGACCGACGCGATGTCCTGGGTCAGCCCAAGATGCACGCCGGTGATGGCGTTGCGCACCTGCTCGGCCTGCCCGACCAGGCTGTCGCGCTGGTTGGCGAGATCCTCGATCAGGCCGCGAATGCGCAGCTCGTTGTCATTGTAGGCGCGTTCCAGCGCAGCGACCTCGTTGTGCACCAGCGCCTCGAGCTCGGCCGCGCGTGCAAGCGCCCGCTCGACGCCATCGCCCATCGCCGCGACCTCGCGCCGGATCGCCTGTCCGACCGACACGATCGACTCGCGCGCGATGGTCTCCGGTTCAGCGAGCCGCATCGCGGCTTCGGTCATCGAGCGCGCGATGATGCGCAATTCCTGCGCGCGGCGGACCATGTGGGCGAGCACGTAGAACAACAGCACGGGCAGGCAGATGCCGGCCGCGAGCGCAAACAGCGTCGGGTGTACGCCCTGGTTCGCGATCGCCTTGATATCGGTACCGAAATACGAGAGGCCGACCACGATGCCGAGCAGCACCCAGACCGCCGAGAGGAAGAATGCCGCCATATAGGGCGCGCGCGAGGGGCGCCGCTGCATCGACTGAAGGATCTGCCCGACCGACTGGCGGTCATCGTTGGCGGCGCGCTGCGCCGGGCGAACCTCGTCGACCGCGGCAGGTGCAGGCCCCCGGCCGAACACTTCCGGCCCCCGCCCGACCGTCTCCTGCAAGAAAAGATCTTCGTCGATCGGGGGGGCACTGCGGCTCGGGCGCCGGCGCGCCGGGCGCTCGGCGGCGACCTCGGCCGCGATATTTGCGAACGGATCGGCTGCCGGAGCCGTCGGCGGCGCCGGTTCGGCCGGACGGGCAGCGGCCGGCGGGTCCTCCCGCAGGTTCAGGGCCTCCTGGATGGCCGACATCGCGGCCTCAGTCGGGTCCTGTATTCGCTTCGGATTGTTCGCCATGACCGGTGCGCGTCCTCAACTCGTTACACGGGATCGCTGCCCAGACGGGTCCAACCCTCGGGTCGCACGCCTCTTGTGCGCGAGCAGCAACTCCCCTCCCCTTGCGGATCAGCCCGCCCCCGCCAAGGCGCAGGTCACCGCCGTTAGGGCAATCCTAACGCCCTCAGGGAGCGAATGAAACGGGGATCGGTAACGCGGCTTTAATCATCGTTAACGCTGTTGCCGGGAGGACGCGGCGAGCACGGGTCCACGCTCTTGCGGCGGCTTATGGACCCCTCTCGGGCGATCTTTAACGGGGATTTACCATTTGCATGCTCGGGTAGGGCCAATTGGAGCCGCGGAGCCTCTGCGTTTACCGGGCCTTGGCCCCTCCTGTGCCAGCGTCGCCTCAACAACAGGGGCCGGACACAGGCCCGGGACAAAGGGACGGCCATGCTGCTTGAAACCGTGAAATCAATCGACGCCAACGACGCGCCCTCGCTCGCACCGGACGACCGGCCGGTCGATCTCGTGCATCTCGCGCGCACCACGCTCGGCGACCGGGCGCTGGAACGGGAGGTGCTGCAGCTCTTCGACCGCCAGGCCGGGATGCTGATCGCCCGGATGCGCACCGCGGCCCCGGCCGCCATCGCGGCGCTTGCGCACACCCTGAAAGGCTCGGCTCGCGGCATCGGCGCCTGGCGCGTCGCGCGCGCCGCCGAGTTGCTCGAGCTTGCCGGCGCATCGGGCCATCCGACCGGCGAAGCGCTCGACAGGCTGGCCACTGCCTCCGACGAGGCGTGCGCCGTGATCGCGGAGCTGCTCCGGGCGCATTGAGGATTCGTCTGATTTCTAGGGGTTTGCCCCGGGCGAATTGAGCCGTTATAGGGAGCCGCCCGCCGTTCCGGCGCGGCGGTTTTCTCTCTCATCCGGTTCAGATGCCCAAGATCACCTACATCGAATCCAGCGGCACCGAGCACGCCGTCGACGCCGAAGCGGGCTCGACCGTGATGGAAAGTGCAATCAAGAACGGCGTGCCCGGCATCGAGGCCGAATGCGGCGGCGCCTGCGCCTGCGCGACCTGCCATGTCTATGTCGAAGAGGAATGGCGCGAGAAGACCGGCGGGCCATCGCCGATGGAAGAGGACATGCTCGACTTCGGGTACGACGTGCGGCCGAACTCGCGTCTCTCCTGCCAGATCAAGGTCACCGACGCACTCGACGGCCTCGTGGTGCGCATCCCCGAGCGGCAGGCTTGACTCCGATCCTCATGGTGAGGAGCCGACGAAAGTCGGCGTCTCGAACCATGGCAACAAACCGGGTGCCATCCTTCCAGACGCCGCGCTTTGCGCGGCTTCCTTCAGGATGAGGCCGAAGAGCGCAGCTTCATCGCTTCGAGCTTCGCCAGCGCTTCCTCCGGCAAGGGCCGCGCCCGGCGCGTCGCGCCATCGATCATCACCATCGTGGCGCGCGCGGTCGCCGCGCACGCGCCCTCGTGAAAGATCGCCTGCAGGAACGTGAACGAGGAACGGCCGATCTCGGCGATGCCGGTGCCGATCTCGACCTCGCCCGGCCAGTGGAGCTCTTTCAAGAAACTGATGTCGAGCCGCGCCAGGACCGAGGTCGTGCCGGGAGGGCTCAGCGCATTGCCCGGCTCGCGCAGGAACGCGACCCGCCCGGTCTCGAAGAACGTCGCGAACACGGTGTTGTTGACGTGGCCCTGCGGATCGAGGTCGCCGAACCGGATGATGTCGCGGGTGCGCCCCGGGAACTGGCTCAGTTCGGGCAAGACGCGCGCTGGTCTCGTGGCAGCCATACCGGGATCGTTCACTGCGTAATTCTCCATTTTGGGCAATGGCATACGCGGAATTCATCAAACGTCAAAGCAAGACGCGCAGGCGCATGTTTTCTCTTTCCCCAACGCCCTTCCGCCGCTAGACAGTCGCCAATCCCAAAACACTCTTGAGTTCCGAGAAGGCCTTTTGCTGTGCTGACCAAGACCGAAGTCATTACCACCGACGCTCTCATCATCGGGGCGGGTCCCGTGGGCCTGTTCGCCGTGTTCGAGCTCGGCCTGCTCGACATGAAATCGCACCTCGTGGACATCCTCGACAAGCCCGGCGGACAGTGCGCCGAGCTCTACCCTGAGAAGCCGATCTACGACATTCCCGGCATCCCCTACATCACGGGTGCCGGCCTGACCGACGCGCTGATGGAGCAGATCAAGCCGTTCCACCCGACCTTCCATCTCAACGAGATGATCGAGACCGTGGAGAAGATCGGCGATCCCTTGTTCCGCGTCACCACCGACGCCGGCAAGGTGTTCGAGGCAAAGATCATCGTGATTGCGGCCGGCGGCGGCTCGTTCCAGCCCAAGCGCCCGCCGATCCCCGGCATCGAGGCCTACGAGGCGAAGTCAGTGTACTACGCGGTGCGCCAGATGGAGGCGTTCCGCGGCAAGAGGCTCCTGATCGCCGGCGGCGGCGACTCGGCGCTCGACTGGACGCTCAACCTCGCGCCGCTCGCGAGCCACCTGACGCTGTTGCATCGCCGTCAGGAGTTCCGTGCCGCCCCCGACAGCGTCAACAAGATGATGGCGCTGGTCGGCGAGGGAAAGATCGACTTCGTGGTCGGCCAGGTCACCGCGCTCGAGGGCCGCGACGGTCAGGTCGAGAAGGCGATCGTGAAGACCAATGACGGCTCGGACTTCCACATCGCCTGCGATGCGATCCTGCCGTTCTTCGGGCTGACCATGAAGCTCGGACCGGTCGCGAACTGGGGCCTCGACCTGAAGGACAACCTCATCCCGGTCGGCACCGAGACGTTCGAGACCAACATCCCCGGCATCTTCGCGGTCGGCGACATCAACACCTATCCGGGCAAGCTGAAGCTCATTCTCTCGGGCTTCCACGAGGTCGCGCTGATGTCGCAAAAGGCGCACCGCTACGTCTATCCGGACAAGCGGCTGGTGTTCCAGTACACCACCTCCTCGACCAGCCTGCAGAAGAAGCTGGGTGTCTCCTGATTGCCCACTGGCGGCCCACCGGAGCCGCCGTCGGCGGCCTTTTTTACCGTTTCAATTGTCTGTATAAGCGCTGCTCCGGCTCAACGGGGAGCGCCTGAGGAATGATTGCGCTAGTCCGCATCGCTTTGCGGCGCCCCTACACGTTTGTCGTCCTTGCCCTCACGATCCTGATCATCGGCCCGCTGGCGGCCCTGCGCACGCCGGTCGACATCTTCCCCGACATCCGCATCCCGGTGATCGCGATCATCTGGGGCTATACCGGCCTGCAGCCGGA is a window encoding:
- the dgcA gene encoding N-acetyl-D-Glu racemase DgcA: MGLSLTVRTERWPIAGSFTISRGAKTEAEVVVATVSDGTHAGRGECVPYARYRETVAGVSAALEAMRAPLADGLTRGTLQDAMPAGAARNALDCALWDFEAKTSGRPAHLLAGMPEPRACVTAYTISLGTPETMGEAAHKATNRKLLKVKLGGEDDRDRIRAVRAAAPGAELIVDANEAWSADNLARNLAACAEGGVTMVEQPLPAEDDAALARITRPIPVCADESVHDRASLGALVGKYDAVNIKLDKTGGLTEALAMAAEAERLGFAVMVGCMVATSLSMAPAMLLAQRARVVDLDGPLLLARDREHGLRYEGSLVYPATPALWG
- a CDS encoding NAD(P)/FAD-dependent oxidoreductase, with the protein product MTKTEVITTDALIIGAGPVGLFAVFELGLLDMKSHLVDILDKPGGQCAELYPEKPIYDIPGIPYITGAGLTDALMEQIKPFHPTFHLNEMIETVEKIGDPLFRVTTDAGKVFEAKIIVIAAGGGSFQPKRPPIPGIEAYEAKSVYYAVRQMEAFRGKRLLIAGGGDSALDWTLNLAPLASHLTLLHRRQEFRAAPDSVNKMMALVGEGKIDFVVGQVTALEGRDGQVEKAIVKTNDGSDFHIACDAILPFFGLTMKLGPVANWGLDLKDNLIPVGTETFETNIPGIFAVGDINTYPGKLKLILSGFHEVALMSQKAHRYVYPDKRLVFQYTTSSTSLQKKLGVS
- a CDS encoding 2Fe-2S iron-sulfur cluster-binding protein, which translates into the protein MPKITYIESSGTEHAVDAEAGSTVMESAIKNGVPGIEAECGGACACATCHVYVEEEWREKTGGPSPMEEDMLDFGYDVRPNSRLSCQIKVTDALDGLVVRIPERQA
- a CDS encoding thioesterase family protein; protein product: MNDPGMAATRPARVLPELSQFPGRTRDIIRFGDLDPQGHVNNTVFATFFETGRVAFLREPGNALSPPGTTSVLARLDISFLKELHWPGEVEIGTGIAEIGRSSFTFLQAIFHEGACAATARATMVMIDGATRRARPLPEEALAKLEAMKLRSSASS
- a CDS encoding MFS transporter, which translates into the protein MAQGNPTIVNDSFAWRLSLVYAAFFLIVGWHLPLFPVWLTARGLDPAAIGFVLAAMQAIRVAGTPLGTRIADRHGSLRGAIVVTTLASLVAIAVLGLANGFAFVLLAAVTLAFVSAPVLPLTDAYGLKGLAVRGRSYGPVRLWGSVAFIAANLTGGVLLNVLAPGNLIWVICVGNGALALAAMLLLGVPRDAAPRASSSHSHLRQPAFLAIAAAASLIQASHAVYYGFSTLDWTAKGFDGLTIGVLWALGVVAEIILFACAARLPRSIGPVTLILIGAAGGIVRWSAMSFDPPALLLFPLQLLHALSFGTTHLGTMMFLSRNAPQGSRAAAQGDVATASSLAMAAASALAGVLYGAGGAAAYAAMAALAAAGGGFAVLAARFMRRLPP
- a CDS encoding Hpt domain-containing protein, whose translation is MLLETVKSIDANDAPSLAPDDRPVDLVHLARTTLGDRALEREVLQLFDRQAGMLIARMRTAAPAAIAALAHTLKGSARGIGAWRVARAAELLELAGASGHPTGEALDRLATASDEACAVIAELLRAH